In Plodia interpunctella isolate USDA-ARS_2022_Savannah chromosome 1, ilPloInte3.2, whole genome shotgun sequence, one DNA window encodes the following:
- the LOC128683866 gene encoding chromosome partition protein Smc-like yields MGINSEFDSFEQQFLQIIAESRSTSDSERRLRDELRSEATRAESSEVARCAADRAAAEARRAAAAAAAGATQAAASLTIAQEEITNLKMQLEITERQRDLLEERCVDLSGQVTSLEKELQELRPLQLTCTTLQRQYAEMQDRVRIASEDTRREVTRLENELRRVERCAAAGSELRERARLAAAAHVRERRLATAELQYTSRELLTANAEITRLNALVAELQIQLENRESGVICSRSKDHDAEALGEVRAALEAERAGAARLEQALAAAVADNSALAARLHAADNTPTSSQPAKHADSLATDVCPINSFLAE; encoded by the exons atgggaATCAACTCGGAATTCGATTCATTTGAGCAACAGTTTTTGCAAATTATAGCAGAATCCAGATCTACTTCT GATTCCGAGAGGCGTCTTCGTGATGAGCTGCGATCCGAGGCTACTAGGGCGGAGTCATCAGAAGTGGCGCGCTGTGCGGCGGACCGCGCTGCGGCCGAGGCCCGAAGAGCAGCCGCTGCAGCCGCCGCCGGCGCCACACAGGCCGCTGCTAGCCTGACCATAGCCCAAGAAGAAATCACCAACCTTAAGATGCAGTTGGAAATTAca gaACGCCAACGCGATCTCCTAGAAGAGCGTTGTGTGGATCTTTCTGGACAAGTGACATCGCTAGAGAAAGAACTGCAAGAGTTGAGGCCACTGCAGCTCACTTGCACGACCCTCCAGCGGCAGTATGCAGAGATGCAAGATCGAGTGCGAATTGCCAGTGAAGATACTCGCAG GGAAGTGACTAGATTAGAAAACGAGCTTCGCAGAGTGGAACGTTGTGCAGCGGCCGGGTCGGAGCTGCGCGAGCGCGCGCGACTCGCAGCCGCCGCGCATGTGCGCGAGCGTCGGCTGGCCACGGCCGAGCTGCAGTATACGTCTCGTGAACTTCTTACCGCTAACG CGGAAATAACGCGGCTCAATGCTCTAGTAGCGgaattacaaatacaattagAGAACCGTGAAAGTGGTGTAATTTGTTCAAGATCTAAGGATCACGACGCAGAGGCTCTGGGCGAAGTCCGCGCCGCTTTGGAGGCCGAGCGAGCCGGAGCGGCGCGTCTGGAGCAAGCGTTGGCGGCAGCCGTGGCGGACAACTCTGCGCTCGCAGCACGACTCCACGCTGCCGACAACACGCCCACCTCTTCACAACCAGCCAAACATGCAGATTCCTTGGCTACTGATGTCTGCCCAATCAATTCTTTTCTTgctgaataa
- the by gene encoding tensin-1 isoform X5 — MKLFKRRLSLSRDKEKRVSKTEDPFEHEDRARFSDTSWQIHRSWTRNGDPLPLSLPPTRSNDVPLPAATAASPQHSDQNGIYDTIRTRAVSAPATPAALTFSREQNGGRSASYTAGAALSRLDLCYVAERMLALHLPDRDAQAEAQAAHMLTNKHGDHFMIFEVSSGDGVEGRARTVFGHARPLGWAGELAPPLERLCAACKHIESWLAKHPKNVAVLLAWGNREGLGVLVAAYMHYSAICGAPEHALDRYAMRRYLDDRVPVFHLPSNKRYIDTFAGLLAGQIRVNAAPLHLTHVSVAGALASPAAPAIAFLKIYENFVCVHTSGLYLVSGGGWTVGVGRLALRGDVVVRAYRRVAHARASRQLAFACQFHTCAVADHTLSFTKQQLDHAAHDPSFPSDGAVELVFARGEGSSGAPPAPTPAAPLRAAPDALARADSLDHLRPLSSLTDDDNGDNNGSAEGSGSSGEPAEASEGGEAAHTFGPLDGSIYATVVRAGGGPGSPLSASMDSGISSAGRRAAPSPPDELDALLGDMLRTVSALPDPPPQSSADPGPDIPYHARADSAPFTYGAPGLRPGMLRAPNRLASPELVRRALGGDRNYRPIEDDDDERTVTPEPSSPRTPLSPRAIRKLTHEDVTVTTNTTQPSSSPQRNGRWLNGDTEWIDRPPSSARKTPENTNWRSASTLGWHESSRLREPRRSESGVDGNSGLTWLQRQQQKLRERKEARERVARLPLEWDASSRHVRRSASHRVDGYTSDTTAFADDDDDFSVPLHVSTRRTALRNDSLSPQAPDRSSSKKFMYEKMTMREWSTSSTPNSTPVPGLLSLADPLNNESIIRERTESWSRQSSRAGTPLFPTHPRTPYPPTPTPTLSARPPRSPPVTRKERESSPESEYRTYNGSRRSSFGTNAEPQHVAPDRVRFARDTSHYWYKPNISRDDAVAALQPLEEGSFIVRDSNSFPGAFGLAVRAGAAGGVRHFLVEPAARGVRLRGCPDEPVFTSLSALVYQHTVTPLALPVPLKLPDRDPWTGGAASAAARALLATGAACQVLLLGSDNTEALTGPAAVRRAVTNLLVKKGPAYVVNFKVFGGGITLTDAARKLFFRRHYPAAGVSYAGLDPDSRRYSHNDNGKLTDKNIFAFVARVSAGADNQCHVFAELELEQPATAIVNFVNKALLGNSQKKDII, encoded by the exons AATGGAGGTCGTTCCGCGAGCTACACCGCAGGCGCTGCCCTCTCCCGGTTGGACCTGTGCTACGTGGCCGAGCGAATGCTGGCCCTCCACCTGCCCGACAGAGACGCGCAGGCAGAGGCGCAGGCGGCTCACATGCTCACCAACAAACATGGAGATCACTTCATG ATATTCGAAGTGAGCAGCGGCGACGGTGTCGAGGGCCGGGCGAGGACGGTGTTCGGGCACGCGCGACCGCTGGGCTGGGCCGGCGAGCTGGCGCCGCCGCTGGAGAGACTGTGCGCAGCCTGCAAACACATCGAGAGCTGGCTCGCTAAACATCCCAAGAATGTCGCTGTTCTGCTAGCATG GGGCAACCGCGAAGGCTTAGGAGTGTTGGTGGCAGCGTACATGCACTACTCAGCGATATGCGGAGCTCCAGAGCATGCCCTCGACCGGTATGCCATGCGCCGGTATCTGGACGACAGGGTGCCCGTTTTCCATCTGCCTTCCAATAAacg GTACATCGACACCTTCGCGGGCCTGCTGGCGGGCCAGATCCGCGTGAACGCGGCGCCGCTGCACCTGACGCACGTGAGCGTGGCCGGCGCGCTGGCCTcgcccgccgcgcccgccATCGCTTTCCTCAAGATCTACGAGAACTTTGTCTGTGTCCACACTTCCG GGTTGTACCTGGTGAGCGGCGGCGGATGGACGGTGGGCGTGGGGCGGCTGGCGCTGCGCGGCGACGTGGTGGTGCGCGCGTACCGCCGCGTCGCGCACGCGCGCGCGTCGCGCCAGCTGGCCTTCGCCTGCCAGTTCCACACCTGCGCCGTCGCCGACCACACGCTCTCCTTCACCAAGCAGCAGCTCGACCACGCCGCACATG ATCCTTCGTTCCCGAGCGACGGCGCGGTGGAGCTAGTGTTCGCCCGCGGGGAGGGCAGCAGCGGAGCGCCGCCCGCGCCCACGCCCGCGGCGCCTCTGCGAGCCGCGCCCGACGCGCTGGCGCGGGCTGACTCGCTCGACCATCTGCGGCCGCTGTCCTCGCTCACCGACGACGACAATG GTGACAACAACGGCAGCGCGGAGGGATCGGGATCGAGTGGCGAGCCAGCCGAAGCCAGCGAGGGTGGCGAGGCGGCACACACGTTCGGCCCTCTAGACGGGTCGATCTACGCGACCGTAGTGCGCGCGGGCGGCGGACCCGGGTCCCCGCTCAGCGCGTCCATGGACTCCGGCATCTCATCTGCGGGCCGGCGCGCCGCCCCCAGCCCGCCGGACGAGCTGGACGCGCTGCTGGGCGACATGCTGCGCACGGTGAGCGCGCTGCCCGACCCGCCGCCGCAGTCGTCCGCCGACCCCGGCCCCGACATACCGTACCACGCGCGCGCCGACTCCGCGCCATTCACCTACGGAGCGCCCGGCCTGCGCCCCGGCATGCTGCGCGCGCCCAACCGCCTCGCCAGCCCGGAGCTGGTGCGGCGGGCTCTGGGTGGTGACAGAAACTATCGCCCTATCGAGGATGACGACGACGAGCGCACTGTAACCCCTGAACCTTCATCCCCTCGGACTCCTTTGTCACCGCGCGCTATCCGGAAGCTGACCCATGAAGATGTCACCGTGACAACTAATACCACGCAGCCTTCATCTTCACCTCAGCGTAATGGAAG ATGGTTAAACGGTGACACTGAATGGATAGATAGGCCACCAAGTAGCGCGCGGAAAACTCCTGAAAACACGAATTGGCGGTCAGCGAGCACATTGGGCTGGCACGAGTCCAGCCGACTGAGAGAACCTCGTAGATCTGAGAGCGGTGTTGATGGGAACTCAGGACTGACATGGCTGCAGCGACAGCAGCAGAAGTTGCGGGAGAGGAAAGAAGCGCGGGAAAGAGTCGCTCGACTGCCGCTCGAGTGGGACGCGTCTTCCCGTCACGTGAGAAGATCGGCTAGCCATCG TGTGGATGGTTACACCAGTGACACGACGGCTTTCGCCGACGACGACGATGACTTCAGCGTACCTCTCCACGTCAGCACCCGCCGCACCGCACTGCGGAACGATAGCCTCAGTCCGCAAGCGCCAGACAG AAGCTCATCCAAAAAGTTCATGTACGAGAAGATGACGATGCGAGAGTGGAGCACGAGCAGCACGCCCAACAGCACGCCGGTGCCGGGTCTGCTGTCACTAGCCGACCCACTCAATAACGAATCTATT ATCCGAGAGCGAACAGAAAGCTGGTCCCGGCAGTCGTCGCGCGCGGGCACCCCTCTGTTCCCGACGCACCCGCGAACTCCTTACCCACCCACACCCACGCCCACCCTCAGCGCGCGCCCACCTCGCTCGCCGCCGGTTACAAG aaaagagcGCGAAAGTAGTCCAGAATCGGAGTACCGCACGTACAACGGGTCGCGGCGCTCCAGCTTCGGCACGAACGCGGAGCCGCAGCACGTGGCCCCCGACCGCGTGCGGTTCGCCAGGGACACCAGCCATTACTGGTACAAGCCCAACATTTCCAGAGATGATG CGGTTGCAGCGCTGCAACCTCTAGAAGAAGGCTCCTTCATCGTCCGCGACTCGAACTCATTCCCGGGCGCGTTCGGTCTGGCGGTGCGTGCGGGGGCCGCGGGGGGCGTGCGCCACTTCCTGGTGGAGCCCGCCGCCCGGGGCGTGCGTTTGCGGGGGTGCCCCGACGAACCCGTGTTCACCTCGCTCTCGGCCCTGGTCTACCAGCATACAGTCACGCCGCTCGCGTTACCAGTGCCTTTGAAGCTGCCCGATAG GGACCCGTGGACGGGCGGCGCAGCAAgcgcggcggcgcgcgcgctgctGGCGACGGGCGCGGCGTGCCAGGTGCTGCTGCTGGGCTCCGACAACACGGAGGCGCTCACCGGGCCCGCCGCCGTGCGCCGCGCCGTCACCAACCTGCTGGTCAAGAAG GGCCCAGCGTATGTAGTGAACTTCAAAGTATTCGGCGGCGGTATAACACTGACGGACGCCGCAAGGAAACTATTCTTCAGGAGACACTACCCGGCCGCGGGCGTGTCGTACGCGGGGCTGGACCCCGACTCGCGCCGGTACTCGCACAATGACAACGGCAAGCTGACTGACAA AAACATCTTCGCGTTCGTGGCGCGCGTGTCGGCGGGCGCGGACAACCAGTGCCACGTGTTCGCGGAGCTCGAGCTCGAGCAGCCCGCCACCGCCATCGTCAACTTCGTCAACAAG gCTCTACTTGGCAATTCGCAAAAAaaggatataatataa
- the LOC128670209 gene encoding uncharacterized protein LOC128670209 produces MRIVTIMAVALSLAAALWVRRCEGAGLRGLARPDDEEDYRPRPLYRDYRLMHRIARADDSFDDYGHLRFGRSED; encoded by the coding sequence ATGCGGATCGTAACGATAATGGCGGTGGCATTATCCCTAGCCGCGGCGCTATGGGTGCGCCGCTGCGAGGGCGCTGGTCTCCGGGGCCTCGCCAGACCTGATGATGAAGAGGACTACAGGCCCCGGCCTCTTTATAGGGACTACCGACTCATGCACCGCATCGCTCGCGCAGACGATTCCTTCGACGACTATGGCCATTTGAGATTCGGCCGCTCCGAAGACTGA